TTGCCATGCGATTGGAGCCTCCTCGAAGCATACCCCTAATATACGCCCAATATGTGGCCTAATCAAGGATCGAAGCATGATAAAACAAAATAACTGGAAAAATTGTTTCAACATTTGGCTCAATTTTGAAAGCATTGGGCCTGGCTATCCTTATGCTATGAGATCAGCGAAAAAGGAGTTCATAGATTCAAAAGATTTTACATTCCCGAATTGAATGTCTGAGGTGGCTTGGTCTTCATTATAGTAAGTGTCGCCGGTTATTGAAGACGACCTTTTAGAGTCTCCGTCATGCGATGGTAAGGTACCAGGAGTTCGCGGGCAAGCTCCGCAGCCCTTAATCCAAGCTCTTCAATCTGTTCGGCGAGATGTGCGCCAGGCAAATTCAAATCGAGTAGCAATTTTGCAGCGTCAAGTAGGTCAATCTTCTTTTCCGCCTTGCGCTCAGAACCGGCGAAAGCATTGAATCAACAGATCACGGCTTTACGTACGCAAATCCCATTCTTTGTAAGTCAATTATTTCCAATATCCCTGCTGGAACTATCTCGCAGACATCAATCAAGTCCTGTTTGTCGATGTGATTATTGGCCAACGCATTCCTGCACATTTTGAATCTAACTCCCAGCCTGTGAAGTTCCTCGATTGTGTCGGCGTGGCGGGATACGTTATCTTTTTTAAACAGTTTAACAGCGGCGCCGTTAGCGACAACACTGATCTCACACTGCTGCGCCGGAATCTCCTTGAAAAGATTCTTTATGTTTGCCAGTGCTAACGAAAGTCTTTCTTCCTGATCCCAATCAAGATGAAAAAGCGCTTTTAGGGACCTCTTCGCATCGACTCCTTGAGTCTGCTTTGTTTGTGTTCCCATTGATTCAACCCCTTCGCCAGAGTATACGATAAAAGGACAAATGGCTGTTTCAGTCACCAACAAAAAGCTGATCGCAATTAGTGAAAATAGTCTTTTCATGTGAACTTCTTCCAAAGGTCTGGTTTTCAGTGATTAAGCGGACTATTGCAACAGGCTCTTTAAATAAGCCTATCCAGAATATTGAGGTATTCCTCGATCTTGCCAAGCCCTTTACCGAAAATTACGATTCAATCGTTATCGTCGGATTGGAATGAGAGTTTTGGCCTTCCGAAAAAGTGCCAGATACAGCTATCAATAATATGACTTAATTGTTGACCGGCCTGTTGTCGTTGCTTCACCAATTCAAACAGGTTGGCGTCGACGGTTGTCGCCAGTTTCTCCCGTTTCCCCTCTTTTTTCTTGTGGAAAATACGAGGCCTTGGAGCGTCCGGGAGAGGCAGGGGGTCATTCAAATGTTGATTTTTGAGCAACAGAATTTGCTCTTGTAAAGAAGCCATGCACTGATTGAACTCTTCGCGAGTTACGAATAGCGAAGAGTCGGGGAGTCGGTCAGGATCGATTGCCGAACGTTTCCTGGGCATATTCGATTACTCATCTTTCTTTTCAGGGTTATCTGTTTGTCCTTTGACTATGTCTTCCAGCATTTCTTTCAATACGGCCTGTTCTGAGGGCATTTGGGCGAGAAGTTTTCTTATTTGATCTTTAAAACCCTGTTGTTCTCTCAATGGCTGTGATTTTTTCTTCTTTTTCTTCATCATGACGGACCTGCGTAATTAGATGACTGGAGAAGCGGTACCAACGGTCGCAAAAAAATGAATAGTCATCCATTTTCAATACCTCAGAAAAAGCTGCATGTCTATGGAAAAACATAGATAAGACAGAAAAGATGTGACAATTCTATTTAGGTTGAATGGATGGCGCCGGAGCCACCTATGATGGTGGCTACCGGCAAAATGTAAGGGTTAAATCTTGTCTACAACTGTAGACCAGATGTCACGAACTCCATCAAACCAACCCTTGACCCATGACGCGGCATAATAGTTGAGACATGGGTCGTGCGGTTTAACGCCCATAAGATGATCCTCTTCAAAAGCGTCTCTGAAATATTCCCCTATCACATTGTCATTCAGAATCGAAGAAGTCACCCAATGGTCCTGGTATGTGTAGTCGAATTTCACTGCGTAAATGAAGTCGGAATAAGACGCTGAATTGGCCCAACCTTGGCCTTCGGTTTTACCATTTTTAAAAGAATCTTTTTCTATACAGGCCTTTTCCTCTCTCAATCTTTGAATTATAGCTTCCATGATGTTATCCCCCCTTGTTAGAGATTTCTGTCTGTGATTCGCTGGAACATTTAGAAAAGATATCCCCCATATTGCGCAGCGGTTTCAAAACGGGTTATAGACCATGTCAGGCGAGACTTTATCGAACTACTTAATCACGATGTGTCGTCAACCATTTTACACCCCCTGTAATTTACTGATCTATACGAATATCGCTCCGATAGAAGATAACTCGCAGAGATAATATTTGTTGTCAACAGGTGGTGACAATTCTATCCTAATGTATTGTATTAATTATATAATGACCAAATTATAGACATTGGCGACTGACCGCGGACTAGTAAACCTTCATTCTTAGAAATTTATCCAACCGGCCGCTCCAGTTTTTAAGAGCTTTCCACATGACAATTGATATTGATATTCCTTTAGCCCCCTGTTTTTGCAATTTACCCTCGACAGCGAGAACCTGACTGGTAAGTATAGTTCGCGCAAATCCATTCTGGGCTTTTGGGAAAACCACCACATCAATAAGACCGGTTTCGTCCTCCATTGTAAGAAACATTACCCTTTTTCCTGATTTGGTTGGTGGAGTATGGACAATCACAAGCAGGCCGATGACCCGCACAATGGAGCCTGATGGTAAACGTCGCAAATCAGTCGCCCTGACGATATTCTGTTGAGCCAGAATTGGTCTAAGGATAGACAATGGATGCGCATGACAGAAAACTTTCATGGATATGGCTTCGTTATAAGCCAGCGTTCTGTCAGTCTCATTTATGTGTTTGGTCTGGTCATGCATTATAAGCTTCCTGGATCAGCTCCCATTCGTAATTTTCGAGGCCTTCAAAAGCCCCTGCAATAGATAGAATATCCTCTATGCGTTTAGGTGTTGGGACACGAGTCAGAAATTCCTCACGATTCCTGAATGGTCCAAATCTCTCGCGATTGGCTCGAATACGGCGGGCCATGGCGGGTCCAACCCCGTTTATCACATCCAATGGAACCCTTATCCCCGTTCTTTCGGACACATATTCAGCGCTGCTGGAATTAACATGTGGCGCGTATATTCTTATGCCCCTTCTCCTTGCTTCGTTTATTACTACTGAATGCGGATATGAGCCCACCTGTCCGGCGTTGAGCAGTCCAAGATAGAACGCCTGTGGATAATGAGCTTTCAGGTAAGCGCTTTGGTAGGTAATGTGGGCGAATGAAGCAGCATGGGCTTTACA
This Desulfomonilaceae bacterium DNA region includes the following protein-coding sequences:
- a CDS encoding DsrE family protein, with protein sequence MKRLFSLIAISFLLVTETAICPFIVYSGEGVESMGTQTKQTQGVDAKRSLKALFHLDWDQEERLSLALANIKNLFKEIPAQQCEISVVANGAAVKLFKKDNVSRHADTIEELHRLGVRFKMCRNALANNHIDKQDLIDVCEIVPAGILEIIDLQRMGFAYVKP
- a CDS encoding OB-fold nucleic acid binding domain-containing protein, whose product is MHDQTKHINETDRTLAYNEAISMKVFCHAHPLSILRPILAQQNIVRATDLRRLPSGSIVRVIGLLVIVHTPPTKSGKRVMFLTMEDETGLIDVVVFPKAQNGFARTILTSQVLAVEGKLQKQGAKGISISIVMWKALKNWSGRLDKFLRMKVY